Below is a window of Populus trichocarpa isolate Nisqually-1 chromosome 3, P.trichocarpa_v4.1, whole genome shotgun sequence DNA.
CACCGGAGGAAAAGCCCCAAGGAAGCAGCTAGCCACCAAGGCAGCCAGGAAGTCAGCTCCAGCTACCGGAGGAGTGAAGAAGCCCCACCGTTTCAGGCCAGGAACAGTGGCGCTGAGAGAAATCAGGAAGTACCAGAAGAGCACTGAGCTGTTGATAAGGAAACTGCCATTTCAAAGGCTGGTGAGGGAAATTGCCCAAGATTTCAAGACAGACTTGAGGTTCCAAAGCAGTGCCGTAGCAGCCCTTCAAGAGGCAGCAGAGGCATACCTTGTTGGGTTGTTTGAGGATACAAACTTGTGTGCTATTCATGCTAAGAGGGTCACCATTATGCCTAAAGATATCCAGTTAGCCCGTAGGATTAGAGGAGAGAGGGCTTAGTGAAGTTGGATCAGCAACATCTGCTGAGACCCATGTCGTTTAGCAGATTGAGCATTTTGGGCTTGCTTCATTGTAAATCTTTTCAGGATTTAATGGCAAATTGCGTTgcctaatttgaattttaatcttAGCAGATGCAATATTTATAATCAAtggaatatatatttataatcaaCGGATTAGTTAGTATGTTGATTAATAGACATGCTCagatctttattgtttttaccATGTTATTTAATTGGTTGAATTTACTGGCTGAAGGAGGCTAATTTGTGATGTGGGGTgctatctttattgtttttactatattattttttatattgttaagaTATTTTAGGTTTTGATGAGTTTCTACTTTCTACTAGTTTAATGTAATGTATAACTTATACAAGGTttagtttctttaaaaattaatatattttttgttgagattAATCACcataattatattgatttttttttaattctttatagagttaatt
It encodes the following:
- the LOC18097281 gene encoding histone H3.2; translation: MARTKQTARKSTGGKAPRKQLATKAARKSAPATGGVKKPHRFRPGTVALREIRKYQKSTELLIRKLPFQRLVREIAQDFKTDLRFQSSAVAALQEAAEAYLVGLFEDTNLCAIHAKRVTIMPKDIQLARRIRGERA